GAACGGGGCTGGGACTTTCCCCTGAAGATCGAGGTCCCCGGCCGCATGTCCGGCTGCGAGCTGCTCGAGCGTCTCGAGATCCCCGAAGAGTTCGTCGAGGTCATCTTCGTCAACGGCAAGGCCAGCAAGCCGGACACCGCGGTCATCGATGCCGGAGACCGGGTCGCCCTGGCCCCGCCGGGAGTGCCGGGACCGTATCGAGTGCTCCTCGGCTTCAAGAAGATGGACTGAGGGCGCCTGGCCGCGGCGCCCGCCCGGGCCACGGCCGCTCTTGGCAAAGCCCGGCCGCTGTGTCAGGAGTGGTGGTCATGGAAATCGAAGTGCGCTGTTTCGCGACGCTGGCCAGGTTCACCCCGGGCGACGGCTTCTTCGAGCTGCCCGACGGCGCGACCGCGGCCGAGGCCATCGCGGCGCTCGGCATCCCGGCCGACGACGTGAACATCATCTTCATCAACGGAAAGGCCGCCGAGCTCGCGAGTCCGCTCGCGGAAGGGGACAGGCTCGGCCTCTTCCCCGCGGTGGGCGGAGGCTAGGTGCCCCTGCCGCCTCCTCCCTCTTCCGGCTCGTCCGGACCGGGGACCTGCGGCCCCGCGGCCCTGCCCCTGGCCGACCTCCTGCGCGCCGCCGCCCGCGCCGAAAAGCAGCCCGACAACAGCGAGGCCCTGGTCATAGCCGGGGCGGACCTGCTGACAGCCTCGCGCCGCGCCCAGACGCAGCCGTGGGAGGCCGCCGAGACGGCCCTCTCGCTCGGCATCGTGCCCGCGCGCTACCAGAGGAACCTGGGCGCCTTCGGCTGCGAGGGGCAGCTGCGGCTGCATCGCTCCTCGGCGGCCATGGTGGGGCTCGGCGGGCTTGGCGGACTGGCCCTGGAATCGCTCGCGCGCCTCGGCGTAGGGAATATTCGCGGCGCGGACGGGGACTTCTTCGAGGAGAGCAACCTGAACCGCCAGCTCCTGTGCGAGGCCGACTCCCTGTTCGGCCCCAAGAGCGACGCCGCGGCGAGGCGCGTGCGGCGCATCAACCCGCTGCTGCGCTTCTTTGCGGTGCGGGCCTTCCTCGAGGCCGGGGACATGGCGGAATTTCTCTCGGGCGCGGACGTGGCCCTGGACTGCCTGGGCGGGCTCGCGCATCGCCCGGCCCTGGAAAAGGCGGCGGGCGAGGCGGGAATCCCCCTGGTCACGGCCGCGGTGGCGGGCTGGTCGGGCTACGTGGCCGTGGTCATGCCCGGCGCCACGGGACCGGCCGCGCTCATGGGGGCCTCGGAGGGAGGCGCCGAGGACACGCTCGGCACCCAGCCCCCGGCCATCTACACCGCGTCCGCGATCATGGCCGGGGAGGCCGCGCGGCTTCTGGCCTTCGGCAAGAGCGCGCTCGCGGGCCGCATGCTCCTCTTCGACCTCGAGCGGCAGACCTACGACACCGTGAGCATCTGAGCCCCGGCAGCACCCCGGCAGCGACAAAGAAGACGGACATGGACTGGAGCAGCGAAGTTCCGACCGAGCCGGGAGTCTACTGGTTCGAAGGCGTCTATTACGCGGACGGCGAACGCCGCCGCACGCCCAACCCCACGCCCGTGGTGCTCACCGCAAACGGATTCGCGCCCTACGGCGGCGGCGAGCCCATGACCGGGCTTTCCGGCTCGTTCCAGGGCCCCATGCCCGGCTCGAACCGCAAGGCGGGCTAGTCCCCCCACTCCTCCTCGGGCACTCCTATCTCGTAGGTCCCGGCGAAGTTCCCCGCGTCCTCCGGCGCGCTCAGGCGCAGCGTGCGCATGGGCACGTCCGGCAGGTCGTCCGCGTGGTGCGAGGTCATGACCAGGCTCGCGCCCCTTCCCGCCATGGCGGCCAGGGTGCGGCGCATGGCCGCGCGCGAGGGCGCGTCCAGCCCGGCGAAGGGCTCGTCCAGGAGCAGCAGGCGCGGCCCGGCCACGAGCGCGCGGGCCAGGAGCAGGCGGCGCAGTTGCCCGCTGGAGAAGCTCTCCACCGATCTCTGTGCAAGCTCCGCCAGCCCGAGTTCGAAAAGCAGCGCGCGGGCGCGCGCCTCCTCCTCGGGCGTGGCCGCCTCGTGCAGCCCGATGTGGCCGCGAAGCCCGGAGACGACCACGGCGAGCCCGGTCATGTCCTCCTCGTGGATCACGTGCAGGTCGAAGGAGACCAGGGCCGTGCGGCGACGGATCTCCCACAGGCTCATGGGCTTGAAGCGGCCGAAGCGGCCCACGCGTCCGGCAACGGGATGCAGGTCCCCGGCGGCCAGTGCCAGGAGCGTGCTCTTGCCCGCGCCGTTCGGGCCGAGCACGGCCCAGTGCTCGCCCGGGCGCACGGTCCAGTCCAGGCCGACCAGTACGGCGCGGCCGCCGCGCACGGCCGTGACCTTCTCGAAGGCCAGGAGGAAGGCGGGCGCGCCCTTGCCGCCCGGCTCGGAGACAGAGGATGCGGGAACGACGGGCGCGGCCTCCCCTGCGCCATCCCCGATGTCCGGGAAGGCGCGGGCCGCTGCCTCGTCCAGGGACCCGGCGAAGACGACCTTTCCGGCCTCCACGACCAGGCCGCGCGAGAGCCCGAGGGCCCGCGCCTCTTCCGGCCGGTGCGTGGCGTAGAGGAGCTGCACGCCAGGCTCCTCCCCCCGGCGCTCCGCCTGGGCGCGCAAGCTCGCGAGCATCTCCTCGCGGGCTGCGGCGTCGAGTCCTTCCAGGCACTCGTCGAGCACCAGCAGGCGGGGCTTTCCGGCCAAGGCGCGGGCCAGGAGCACGCGGCGCTGCTGGCCCTGGGAGAGGGAGGAGAAGAGGCGCGCCTCGAGCTCCGCCAGACCGACCGCGGCAAGGGCGGCGCGGGCCGCGGCCAACTCGTCGTCGCGCACCCGGCCGTAGGCCAGGGGCGTGTCGCGCAGCCCGGCCACGGCCACGTCCAGGGCCGTGGGGTTCACGCCCGCGCGCACGTACCACAGCTGCTGCTCGGCCGAGACCAGGGCGCTCTTCTCGCGAAAGCCGAGCGGCGAGACCTGGGGACGGCCGTCCACGAAATAGGTCCGCTCGCCCTCGCTCGGCCAGATGTCGCCGCGCACGAGGGAGAGAAAGGTGGACTTGCCCGCCCCGTTGGCGCCGAACACGGCCCAGCTCTCCCCGGCCGCGAGCTCCCAGTCGAGCCCGCCGAGCACGAGGTTCCTCCCGCGCCGCACGCCCGCCTGCCTGAACCTGACCAGTGTCCCGTCCTGCATCTCGCCCGAATCCTCCTCTGCATGGCGCCCTTGACGTGCAAACGCCTTTGCGCCAGAAAATGGATACATGGAATACCGCGTCCCCACCCTGCTCAACCTGGCCGTGGCCGGTCTGCTGCTGGGGCTCAGCGCCCTGTTCTTCCTCGTGCTGCCGGGGCTGCTCCTGCCGCGAAGCGCGTGGTGGCTCCTGCTCCTCGTGCCCGTGGTGCTGGCCAGCAACACCTTCTGGTTCGCGGCGCACGAGTCCTTCCACTTCAACCTGCACCCGAACAGGACGGCCAACGAGCTGCTCGGCCGCGCCCTGGCCGTGTGCCTGGGCGTGCCCTTCCACGTGGTGCGCTTCGGCCACCTGCAGCACCACCGCTTCAACGGCGCCCTCGTGGACCGGCCGGACATCTACGACCCGGCCGACACCTGGCCGCCGCTGGCCTGGATCGGCTACTACGCGCAGCTCGTGGGCGGCTTCTACCTGCTGGAGGCGGCCAGTTTCCTGGTCTTCCTCCTGCCCGCCCGGCACATCCCGAAGGTGGTGGACATGGGGCTGTCCGAGCGCGACGAGGGCTCGGCCCAGATCAAGAAGCTGGCCCGGCAGACCTTTGCCAAGCCGGAGGTGGTGCGCGCCGTGCGCATCGACGGCGCGCTCGCGCTCGCGCTGCACGGCTCGGCCCTGTGGCTCTACGGGCCGTGGTGGCCCGCCTTCGTCGCCGCGCTCGCGGGCCGCGCCTTCCTCGTCTCGCTGGCGAACAACCTGCCGCATTACGGCACCGGCAACACGGACGTCAAATCCGCCCTGAACGTGCGCCTTCCGCGGCTTTGCGACGCGGCCCTGCTGCACTTCTACTGCCACCGCGTGCACCACGCCGACCCGCGCATCCCGTGGACCGGGCTGCCCGCGGGCATGGCGGAGCGCGGCCTCACCTTCCAGACCGGCTGGTGGCGGGCGGCGCTCGTCCAGTTCCGAGGCCCCATCACCCTCGCGGCGGCGCAGGCGGGCGGGACGGTGGCGGTCCCGGCCGCGGCCTGACGCCTCAGGCCGAGAGCTTGCCCATCACCCAGGCCATGTTGCGGCCGAGCACGGCCATGGTCTCCTTGCCCTCGGCGTCGTTTTGCACGTCACCCTTGTCCAGCCCCCGCCCCAGGTTCCAGTAGATCGACCCGGGCACGACCATCTGGCCGATGAGGAAGAAGTGGTTCATGGCGTTGAAGACCTCGATGCCGCCGCCCCGGCGCACGGCCACCACGCCCGCGCCCACCTTGCGGCCGAACATGTCGCCGTTGGCCTTGGCGACCATGCCCGCGCGGTCGATCACGGCCTTCAGCTCCGTGCTCACGTTGGCGAAATAGGTGGGCGAGCCGAGCAGGATGCCGTCCGCGGCGTCCATGAGCTCGATCAGCCCGTTCATGTCGTCCTTCTCCACGACGCAGCGCCGGTTCTTCTTCTCCCAGCACTTCATGCAGGCGATGCAGCCGGAAAGCTTCTTGCCCG
The DNA window shown above is from Desulfovibrio sp. X2 and carries:
- a CDS encoding MoaD/ThiS family protein; translation: MEIEVRCFATLARFTPGDGFFELPDGATAAEAIAALGIPADDVNIIFINGKAAELASPLAEGDRLGLFPAVGGG
- a CDS encoding ThiF family adenylyltransferase; its protein translation is MPLPPPPSSGSSGPGTCGPAALPLADLLRAAARAEKQPDNSEALVIAGADLLTASRRAQTQPWEAAETALSLGIVPARYQRNLGAFGCEGQLRLHRSSAAMVGLGGLGGLALESLARLGVGNIRGADGDFFEESNLNRQLLCEADSLFGPKSDAAARRVRRINPLLRFFAVRAFLEAGDMAEFLSGADVALDCLGGLAHRPALEKAAGEAGIPLVTAAVAGWSGYVAVVMPGATGPAALMGASEGGAEDTLGTQPPAIYTASAIMAGEAARLLAFGKSALAGRMLLFDLERQTYDTVSI
- a CDS encoding fatty acid desaturase; this encodes MEYRVPTLLNLAVAGLLLGLSALFFLVLPGLLLPRSAWWLLLLVPVVLASNTFWFAAHESFHFNLHPNRTANELLGRALAVCLGVPFHVVRFGHLQHHRFNGALVDRPDIYDPADTWPPLAWIGYYAQLVGGFYLLEAASFLVFLLPARHIPKVVDMGLSERDEGSAQIKKLARQTFAKPEVVRAVRIDGALALALHGSALWLYGPWWPAFVAALAGRAFLVSLANNLPHYGTGNTDVKSALNVRLPRLCDAALLHFYCHRVHHADPRIPWTGLPAGMAERGLTFQTGWWRAALVQFRGPITLAAAQAGGTVAVPAAA
- a CDS encoding flavodoxin family protein — its product is MKVLGINGSARRDGNTAQLIRMVFDELEAAGIETEMVNLAGKKLSGCIACMKCWEKKNRRCVVEKDDMNGLIELMDAADGILLGSPTYFANVSTELKAVIDRAGMVAKANGDMFGRKVGAGVVAVRRGGGIEVFNAMNHFFLIGQMVVPGSIYWNLGRGLDKGDVQNDAEGKETMAVLGRNMAWVMGKLSA
- a CDS encoding ATP-binding cassette domain-containing protein, with translation MQDGTLVRFRQAGVRRGRNLVLGGLDWELAAGESWAVFGANGAGKSTFLSLVRGDIWPSEGERTYFVDGRPQVSPLGFREKSALVSAEQQLWYVRAGVNPTALDVAVAGLRDTPLAYGRVRDDELAAARAALAAVGLAELEARLFSSLSQGQQRRVLLARALAGKPRLLVLDECLEGLDAAAREEMLASLRAQAERRGEEPGVQLLYATHRPEEARALGLSRGLVVEAGKVVFAGSLDEAAARAFPDIGDGAGEAAPVVPASSVSEPGGKGAPAFLLAFEKVTAVRGGRAVLVGLDWTVRPGEHWAVLGPNGAGKSTLLALAAGDLHPVAGRVGRFGRFKPMSLWEIRRRTALVSFDLHVIHEEDMTGLAVVVSGLRGHIGLHEAATPEEEARARALLFELGLAELAQRSVESFSSGQLRRLLLARALVAGPRLLLLDEPFAGLDAPSRAAMRRTLAAMAGRGASLVMTSHHADDLPDVPMRTLRLSAPEDAGNFAGTYEIGVPEEEWGD